Below is a window of Chryseobacterium arthrosphaerae DNA.
AAATAATTGTAAATTAGTGTACAAGCTGAGACGGAAGGCAGTCAAATTCCTTTTTAAAATATTTATAAAAAGTAGATTTGGATTTAAAACCACATTGGAAAGCAATATCGGTTACACTGGCTGAAGGATCTTCTGATAAGATCTGTTTAAAGTGCTGTATACGGTTTCTGTTGGTGTATTCGTGGAAGTTGGAGTGAAGATGTTTATTAAACGTAATGCTCAGATCGGCTTTACTTATCTTCAGACAGTTTGAGAGCTGGTCTAAAGTGAATTCTTCATCCAGATAAATATGGCTCTCCTGATAGAAACTGATAATGGCATTCTGCACAGCATCAAAATCTATTTTGGAAAGATCTTTATATTGATAGGTTTCTTTTGGACCTGAGAAATGCACTGCATATTGCTGTTCCCGGAGATTGTGCTGGTACGTTAAAATATAAACGTACAAAATCCATCCGAACTGGAATAAAAACATGAGGCTGTAGATTTTCTGATAGATCAGGGTACTCCATCCCAATTGGTAAACACCCCAGAAAATCAATACTCCCATCAGGACATAGCAGACCAGGTACCGGAAATTGCCTGCTGCCGGATGCGTAATATTTTTCCGGAATTTGGTGAGGAAGAAGATACAGACAGCAAGGCACGCTACCCAATAATAGCTGTAGTACATGAAGTAGGATTTATAGGATCTGATCGCTATATCTGCCCAGGACAGGTCAAAAATCTTTGCACAAAGGGCCACTGCGTGATGAATAACAATCAGGGTTAAGGGAACGATCAGGTATTTCAGTTTGTCTCTCCATTTTGCATGAATCAGATAGGTCGTAATATATAAGAAAATAAGTCCCTTGAAAACACGGAGACTTCCCGGAATTTCATACAGGACAGACTCATACCCGAATCTCTGAATGATAAAATACTCATATCCCATGTCCAGGGCCACCACGCCGATATACAATAATAACATATTCAGTATAGATTCCCTGTTTCTGATGAGGTATAATAATAAAGTAAGCGTGATAAGTGCCTGTAGTACAACTACCATAATGATGTATAGCATGATAACTGATATTTTGCCAAAATTATAGATAATATATGCATGGGTTCTTTAACAAATTATTAAATATCAGTTCAGAAAAAATATAAAATGATCCTAAAAACGTGGAACATAATGTATTCTGTTTTTGAAGATTAAAGGGATATTAGTACTTTAGCGGTCAAACATAGATTGGATGTCGAAAAGAAAATTCATATTACTTTCTATACTGAAAACCTGGCTTATATCCACATTCGTTTCTACAGCTCTGTTGATTCTGTTTATGTATGCGACCAGGGAAGTGAGGGAATATCCGAGAAACTGTGATATGAGTGGCCTGGCTTATGGTTTACTTATTTTCTGGAATCTGTTTCTGAGTATACTTTCCTTCAGCAGTCTGCTGTCTGTTTTACAACCGTTTCAGGGGAAAATTAAAACGGCATTATGCTGGTTCCTGTTACCGGTGATCGCTGTTGGTTCGTTTTTTACATTTCCGGACGGAAAAATAAGTAAAGACGATATCATCTTATTTCTGATAATGAATATGCCCTGGCTGATTATCTGGACTTTTTATTATTTCCGGATGAATAGGCACTTCAATACAAATGATTACTAATATTATTAATAAACCATGAAAAAATTCCTTAAAAAATACACTTCTTTTTTTGCTTCACTGATTACAGCCATGATTGTCTTTGCTTGTCAGAAGCAGTCTCTGGATGAAAAAGTGCTTGAATTTGAAGATTTTAATTTTTCTGTCCCTATTTCTTCATTGCTGCCTGAAAGAATGAAGAGTAAAGATATGGACGGTTTTTACGAAGTGAAATCTTCAACCATCCGCAAGGATACAGCATATGATAACGAATTTTCAGCTGAGCGTAAACCGAAATGGATAGAATATCATCAGATGAGCCATTCTACAGATACCCATCTGGCGAAATTTGGAGATTTTGATTTTAATACAGTCAATTTTGTAACTGCTTTGGATGGTAAAATAATGTTGCTAAATGCGGTTGATACGGAAATTACTCCTTCAGAATCTGGGAAATTTATAGCAGCGATAGATAAGAAATACGGAAAAGCAGTAAAGACAACAGGTGATTTCTTCGGCTCTTTTGATATTTATACCTGGAATCTTAAAGACAGGGTTATCAAATATTCTGTCGCACATGATGATGAAAAAGGAACATTGAAAATAGAAGTGAATGCTGAACAGGGAAAAATAAAGGCAGGTGAAAAAAAGCCTCATAGCAAAGCATATCTTTATATAGCTCCCAATGACTACGCTGGTAAAATATTCGAAGATATGACTACAGGAGATTTACTGTACTGCAAATAATTACGATGATGAAAAAGGTGTTTTTATTATGCATTATCCTGATCTATGTGTTGGCTTATGCACATCCGTTTATCCTGAAATCTGCTGATGAAGCAAAGGAATTCAGACTTACCTTTTACCATGCATAAACGGAAAATAAATGGAGTCTATAGGTTTTCTATGATGCAAAAAAGATTCTGAAGAATAGTTATCTTGTGAAAGCCAGCAGCTCTTTATAAAACTTTAGAATTGAATGCAGTATTCATCATTTGTAATTCATCACACTCCGTTTTTTTACGGTATTTTGAATAATGTCTTTTAGGATTCAATTTTAGGTCTGATATTTGTACTGGGTAGCCAAACTAAATGGCCGATTTTATTTATGAAGAACATATCTGTGAAAAAATCATTTTTATATGCATGTTTATGCGCTTTGTTCCTTGTTTCCTGCAAAAAAGAAATAGAAAAAATAAGCGATACTTTTAAAGATACCGTTTCTGCCTCTGATATGCCGGAAGCTGAAAAAGACTCTGTAAAGAAAGATTCCGTACCTGTGGTTAAAAAAGAATCTATGCCCCCTGCCATGCAGGAAAATGGTTTCTATAATGCATTCGTACTTCCGAAAGATAAGAAGATGAGGGATTCTGTATATGCAGAGTTCAGCAAGAAATATAGTGTAGAGGAACGTACGGCTATTTTAGCATTAAACAGGCTGGATTCAAAAAGTAAATGGAATGCCGATACACTGGTAGTTCCCGCAAAGATAGATACTACACTGATGGCTTATTCGCCGTTTCCGATGCAGCTGGATATATTAAGCGGAGTGAAGAAATTTGTGATTTTTTCGTATCCTATTCAGGCCTATGGCGTATATTCCAACGGAACCCTTGTAAAATGGGGCCCTACAAGTATGGGAAAAAAATCTGCCCAGACCACAAGAGGACTTACTTTTGCCAACTGGAAAAAGAAATTATCAATCTCCACTGTCAGCAGTGAATGGAAACTTCCTTATAATTTTAACATTCATAATATAGGCGGAATCGGATGGCATGAGTATACCCTTCCGGGATACCCGGCTTCGCATTCCTGTTTAAGATTGCTGAGAAAAGATGCACAGTGGCTGTATTCTTATGCTGATACCTGGATTTTGGCTCCGGGGGGTGCCACTACAAAAGCGAGAGGTACAGCCGTAATGGTATTTGGAGATTACAACTGGGGCGGAAGAAAACCGTGGAGGAAACTTCTTGATGATCCGAATGCCAATAATATATCCGTTGAAGAACTTACCAAACTTCTGGAGCCGGATGTACCGAAAATGCTGAAAGAGCAAAGCAACAGGGAAAGAGTAGCTGATTCTATAAAAACAGCAAAAGCCATGGCTGCTCCCGTTCAGGAAAGGGCAGGAGATTCTTTATCTAATTGATTTTCTTTTCAAACTGTAACGTAGACTCTTCTGCAAAACGTCTCAGTTTAAGCATTTCATCTTTTCCTTTATGCTGCCCGAATCTTGCAGCGATATAAGTAAGAAGAATAAAAAATAACATAACAAAAGAAGCGCTCAGTGCCCACGGGTATTCGGCGCTTTTTATCTGTTTTTCCACATAATACATGGTGAAGAACGTCATCCACAGAATAGAAAAAGAAAAATACAGGAACATGAAAAAAGTCCAGACGGCAGAGCTGGGACCGAATACGCCCCGTATGACAGTATCTTCATCTTCTATTTCCACACGCAAGGCAAGGCGGGGCTTCCAGTAATTATCATATTCTGTTTCTACCCAGATGGTGGCAACTTCCTTATTGATATTGCCAGCAAATTCATCTTTATGGCCGGCGAGGTATTTCTTCAGGTTCTCAGCATACTCTTCTTTGGTAAGGTGGGTAAACATTTTGAATCTGGGTCTGGTTCGTATTCTGTCTAAAGTGGTTTCTTCGGTTTTCATATACTATTCTTGATAAGGAATGGGGTCTTCCAGGGTAAAACGTAAAGTGAGCTGTTCATTTTTTCTCTGAACAACCATGGTGATATTTCTTCCTTCATATGATTTCATGAGCTCTACAATTTTTTCCAGCGTCATATCTGCAGTCCTGTCCCCGTTGATGCTGATCACTTTGTCATCTTTCTGCACCCCGGCTTCATAGGCAGGAGAATCTTTCCTTACCCCTGAAATGGAAAACATTGGTTTTAAACTGAATTTATACTGGAAAGAGTCTCTATACGCTTCATGGGTTACCCCGGTACTTTTCTGGGTTTCAATTTTGACCCGGTCCTGTTCCCATTCCAGGCCGTCCTGTCTGAAATCCAGTCCGCTCATATTGAAGTTGAAAGGATCATTGAAATTTCTGTTCTTTTTCAGGTAGAGCTTCTGATTCTGATAATCGAAAACAGCAGTAAACCGGCGCATGATTTCTCCGCCCACAGATCCTTTTCTGTTTTCTACCAGATTGACATGCTGTATGGAAAATTCATCAGGCATTGCCGTGAGAGGTTTTTCAAATTTAAAATTGCCCAGGTAAAAATTATGAATTCTGCTCCTTTTTCCATAAATATCTCCATTGAATCCACGGCCAAGGAAATCATCTATATTAGGTCTGTTATAAACGAAATTTTTAATAAGGGTAGGAAACAGCCATATAGCATCGCTATTTCCAAGGTCTATGAGCAGTTTTGAACTTTTTCTTTCATTCGTCATTTCTACATCTGCCATGAGATAAGGCTTACTTTGCTCAATACTGATTGGAAATTCATCAAACCTTTTGATTTTATTTTTCAGAAGATCGGAATTTTCATAGACCGTTATTTTTTTTGACATATAATCGATGACGATAGGGTGGTCTTTAAAAAAATGATACCCTATCACACCGTTTACAGGAATTCCCACATGTGATGAAATATTGAATTCTTCATCAAGGATCACATATAAAGACATTGAGGTATTGACCATAACGTCACCTATCCGGGCGGTATTGCGGTCAGACTTTAAACCGTCAATGCTTAAACTTCCGCCAAGTCCTGAAAATTTTATCTTTTCCACATTTCCAAGTTTGAGTTCCTTGTTCTCAAGACTGAAAAGGATGGTTTCTGAAACTCCGGTATCAAGAAGAAAGGTAAGTTCGGCTCCGTTGATATTGATAGGAATAAAGATGAGATTGTTGATAAATTTAAAAGGAATGACGGCTTTTTTAGTATTAATCAGCTCAAAAGCGTTCTGTGCATTTATAAAAATGCTTAGCAATAATCCCAGTAAAAGAAACTTAAATTTCATTTACTGAATTTAGTGAATTTATTAATATTATAATAAAAAAACATTCCAAAAGCAGGAATGTTTATATAAACTACAACGAAGTAGTGTGAAACGTTAAAATTATTAAAAACAGGATCAGACCTATTTGGAGAAAAATTCCATCAGATCCATATAGTTTTTCTGATTCACGCCATGCCCGCTCATATATTCCCTGAAAGTGAAATAGCAGCTCAGGTCATAAAGAAGGTCTGCCGCTTTTCTTCCCCACTCAAGAGGGATAACAGCGTCATCAGTACCGTGTGAAATAAAGAATCTGAGTCTTTCAAGTTTCTTTTTGTCTTTTACAATGCCATCCAGGATTTTTTCCTCAGGATAAGCGCTCAGACAGGCAACATAATTAAAAAGATCAGGATATTTTAAGGCTAGGGCATAACACAATATTCCGCCCTGGCTGAAGCCGCACAAATGAGTTTTGCCTTCTGTAAGGCCATAATGGTTGATGATTTTCAGTATGCTTTCCAGAACTGCGTTTAAAGATTCTTTAGCCTGAGGCACATCAATGAAGTTTTCAGGATCATTGAAATTGATATCATACCATGAATATCCTTCAAACTGCGTGTCTCTTGGTGCTCTGAAGCTAACGATAAGCCAGTCGGAGGGAAGAGTTTCCCTGAAACTGAAAAGATCCTGCTCATTGCTGCCATAACCGTGAAGCATAAAAAGAACAGGCGTGCTCGGGGTAATATGTTCCGGCTCTCTTACTAGGTAATCTAAATTCATACAGCAAATATAATTAATAAATCAGATTGTTCCCCATTTTTGCCATTCGTACAAAGAACTTTCGTGTGAACATATTTTATATTCAAAAAATGATTATTTGTGCTGTAATATTGTGTTTTACGAAGTATTTTTACTTTTTGCCGATTTGATATTGTTTACAAATCTTTATTGGAAAATTTTCATAAAAGTTATTTTTATATTAATAAAAAACCTATATTTGAAACATTAAAAAATCTATTTGGAGAAATGAAGCAATTTTACAATTCAAAAAGTTTACTTAGACTTTCTTTTTTATTCGTTTTATTATTTTCAGCGATCACCGTGTTCAATTCTTGTAAAAAAGATGACGATGATGAATTTCAGGATCACGTAGTCCAGTTTGAAGCAAAAACTACTACAGGAGGAGAGCTTATCGCTGTTGTTACTCAGGTAGGTACTGTTCAGAATACTATTTTAAGTAATCCGGTAACCCCTCTGAAATCAGTATGGAATAGTGGAGAATTCTTTGTAAACTCCAGCCAGGCACAGCTGAACCTTGATGCAAGAGCAAAATTGCCTGAAGATACTTCAGAATTGACGATCAATCTTTATGTAGACGGAGAAATAGTCAGAACAGCAAAAGCAGTAGGAAAGGGAGAAAAGTCTGTATCTTTGGATTTCAGTTTCTTAGAGCCATAAAATATTTAAATATTGATACCAACATAAACCGCTTTTACAGCGGTTTTTTTATTCTTCAATCATATGCTGCTGTACAGCACGGTTGATCAGTTCCGTTGAATTTTTGGCCTGAAATTTCTGCAACAGATTCTTTCGGTGCGTATCTACAGTAAGGGGGCTTAAAAACAGCTCTTCAGCAATCATATTACTCGTTTTCCCCTGGGCTACCATTTGCAGGATCTGCTTTTCCCTTTTGGTAAGCCTGGGAATGGGAAGATCATTTTGAGGGGGACGGCTGATGATCTGCTTTGTTTCATTACAGAATACGATGTCTCCGGAAAGTGCCCCTTTGATGCATACTGCCAGCTCACTGATGGAGGTATTCTTTAAAAGGTATCCACTTGCTCCGTTTTGTATAGACTGCATGATGATGCTTCTTTCAGAACGGTTACTGAACATAATTACTGAAATATCCGGTGATATTTTTTTTATTTCCCGGCAGAGGTCCGTACCATTGGCATCCGGCAGGGTAATGTCCAGAAGGATAATATCAACCTGATGAGACTGGATAAAACGGATGATTTCCGAACCGGAAGTAAAAGTTTCTGTCACATTGAAGAAAGGCTGGCTGTTCAGCATCATTTTCAACCCTTCGATGACAATAGGGTGATCGTCTACGATGACAATGTTTATTTTTTTATTCTCCATCTATATTGAGTTCTATATTAATCGTTGTGCCCTGGCTGTCTGAGCTGACTTCCATTTTACCTTTCAGATAGTTAACCCGGTTTTTCAGATTGCGGAGTCCCATATTTTTAGTGGTATTTTCTATCTCCTTATCAAATCCTTTTCCATTATCCTCAATGGTGATCAGGAAGCTTTCTCCGGATTGGGAACACTGAAGGAGGATATTAGTGGCTTCGGCATGTTTTACGGCATTGGCTAAGAGTTCCTGTACGATTCTGTAAATATTAAGCTGTACCGTCAGGGCCAGATTTTTCTCGATGTTCAGGGGTTCAAAGTAAATATCAAGATCTTTTCTCCCATAAAATTCACACAGATCACTTAATGCCGTTTCCAGACCGAATTTGAGAAGAGACTCGGGCATCAGGTTTCTGGCCACATGTCTGAGTTCTGTTACCGAATTGTCAAGTTGATTCAGTATTTTATAAAAATCCTGATGCTGCTCAGGATCCAGCTGATTGGAAGACCAGGTGGAAAGATTGATTTTAACACCTGCCAGCATACCTCCAAGACCGTCATGAAGGTCTTTTGCTACACGCTCCCTTTCCCGCTCTTCTCCTTCAAGAATGGCTTTGGTAAGTGCCAGTTCTTCTTTCTGTTTGATATCTTCTATTTTCTGCTGAAGGTTGATCTCTTTCTGTTCAGAAAGTTTCTTGTTCTTCCTGTAAATGATAAAAAGGAAAATAAGAAGGCTTAAAAATAACAAGAGGATCAGGCTCAATACCCATAAATAAGAGTTTTTTTGATTAACCTCCATCTCTTTCTGATTCTTTTCAGCATTCAGATAGGCTATTTTTTTCTCCTTTTCAGAAGCATTGAATCTGGTTTCCAGTTTATTGATCTCCAGTTTTATATTCTCGGCATTTAAGCTGTCATTGAGTTTTGAATACTTTTTCTCCCAGACCAAAGCTTCGCCGGGATTTCCCATAATTTCGTTGATGCTGGAAAGATGGCTGTAGATGGTTTTCCGGTTGTTGAGATCACGGGCCAGTGTCTTTTCTGCCAGGATTTCTTCCAGCAGGCTTTTGGCTTCCTTATATCTTTTGATCTTTTTGTAGGTATCGTACTGATGAAAATAGAACATCTGCATCAGCAGTTTCTGGTTGTATTTTCTGGCATAAGACAATCCTTTTTCGATCGTCCGGAGAACCTGGATATGCTCTTGCTGTCCGATGAAATATAAGGCCAGATTGTAATAATAGAAAGTATTGGAAGACGATTCAGGGTAGGGGCGCACCATTTTTCCGGCTTTATCCAGAAACTGTTTTCCTATGCTGCATTTTGCCTGGTAGCAATAGTTGCTGTTGGTATTAAGATAGGCATGAAACAACTCTGTAGAATGAGGGGCTTTTTTTTCAAGAATATGAATTGCTTTCTCATTATAATAACCTGCCTTTTCAAACTCCGCATTATAAGTGAGCATAAGGGCCAGTTGGGTATACAGAAATCCAAGGACCTTGGTATCTCCGTATTTTTCAACAGTGGGAATACTTTTTTCAAGCATGGTTTTGATCAGGAAAGGATAACCTTCTTTATTTTTCTGCAGAATACCGTAATTGTACCAGCATAAAGACAGGTAGAAATCAGCTTTCTGACTTTTTAATTCAGACAGTTGTGCAATCGCTTTACGGAATGATGCTGTTGCTTTATCTCTATTCAGGTCCTGATAGTACAATCCTTCATAGTAATAATAGACAGCCGATGTAAAACGATCCTGTGCTCCCAGTTGTTTTCCGTTTTGCAGATATTTTTTACTTAAAAGACTGTCTGTATTTTTATAATAATCGGAAAGGTGAAAATAGGCATTGGCTTTAGAAATATTATCGACATGGCTGCCAATCCTGGATTGAAGGCTGTCAGTATATTTTTTTTCGTTAAGGGGAAATAACCCCTGAGCCTTTACGGTAAAGTGGATTAGAATATATAAAATACACCATAATCGCTTCATCAGTTTAATTTTCAACGTTGTCGTTCAGTTTTTTTATGAATATGTGAATATAATTAAAAAAATACGGATGAAAAATACCGGGAAATAGGTAGAAAAAAATACATTTTTTTTAGGGTTGTGCTTTATAATATTCTCTGATAGTTTTGCGGGAACAGATAATAAGCATAACTAAATTATTAAAATGAAAAAGAGAATTTTTATACTGGGCATGGTATCCCTTTTTGGTATGATGAATGCACAAAGAATACAGAAGGGAGAAGCCCAGATCAACGTAGATCTAGGGGTTGCCGACGGATGGGGATTACCGGTGTCAATAGGCGTTGATTATGCCATACACAATGATATTACAGTGGGAATTCAAGGAAGCTATGCCACAGAAAAATATACAGGAGATATTAAAGGAAGCTGGCTGGGGATAGGAGCCAACGGGAATTATCATTTCAATACGCTGTTGAAAATTCCTAATAAATGGGATTTCTATGCAGGTGCCACGCTGGCCTACAACTCATTTTCCTATAAGTACAACGGATCAGATTACGATTACTTTGATGGGAAATCTTCCGGTGTAGGTTTTGCAGGTCAGGTGGGAGGAAGATACTTCTTTACCAATAACCTTGCCCTGCATGTAGAACTCGGAGGCGGAACTGTAGCTTCAGGCGGAAAGGCCGGGCTTACGTACAAATTCTAAATAGGTGAACAGATTTTTAATGCTAAAAATTGATACTTTTCTCAATGAAACCGTGGAGCTAATCTGCGGTTTTTTGTTTTTCAAGGATAAAAAATAAACCTGCTTAAACTCTTTCTCTAAAAGGTTTAAACAGGTTTAGTATTGAGTTTGTATTGTCGTTAAATTACCTTTACAATAAAATAGCTTTTCTTTCCTTTCTGAAGCAATAAGAATTTACCGTCAATAAGATCACTTTCATTAGCGGTAAAAGTATCATTCACCTTTTGCTTGTTTACAGAAATTGAATTTCCTTTGATCTCTCTCTGGGCTTCACTTTTAGACTTTAAAAATCCTGATTTTTCAGAAAGAAGGTCAATGATGTTTACGCCCAGCACATCTGCTTTAGCCACCTCTTTTTGAGGAACCCCGTCAAAAACCTCAAGGAATGTTTCTTCATCAAGGCTTACCAGATCTTCGGCAGTAGAGCGTCCGAAAAGAATTTCAGATGCTTTCAGTGCCTTTTCATATTCTTCTTTGCCATGTACCCAAACGGTGACCTCTTCAGCAAGTTTCTTTTGCAGTTTTCTTTCGTGAGCAGCCGTTTTGTGCTCTTCTATCAATGCTTCAATCTCTTCTTTTCCTAAGAACGTATAGAATTTGATGAATCTTTCAGCATCTTCATCCGTTGCATTCAGCCAGAACTGATAGAACTTATAAGGTGAAGTTTTCTTTTTATCAAGCCAGTAGTTTTCCCCGCTTTCAGATTTTCCGAATTTTGATCCGTCAGCTTTTGTAATCAAAGGAACTGTAAGGGCAAATGCTTCTCCCTGGGCCTTTCTGCGGATCAGCTCAGTTCCGGTAGTGATATTTCCCCACTGGTCAGAACCTCCCATCTGTAATTTTACATTATTGTTTTGGTACAAATGAAGGAAATCATATCCCTGAATCAGCTGATAGGTAAATTCTGTAAAGCTCATTCCATCTGCTCCGCTTTCTCCGGAGAATCTTTTCTTTACAGAATCTTTAGCCATCATGTAGTTCACTGTGATATTCTTCCCTACATTTTTGGCAAAATCAAGGAAAGAAATATTCTTCATCCAGTCGTAGTTGTTGACCAGTTCAGCCTTGTTGGGTTCATTCCCTGCAAAATCAAGGAACCTTGAAAGCTGGTTTTTCAGACAGTCTACATAATGTAAAAGAGTTTCTTCATCCAGAAGATTTCTTTCTGCCGATTTACCGGATGGGTCTCCGATCATTCCTGTAGCACCTCCTACCAAAGCGATTGGCTTGTGACCATGCTGCTGGAAGTGAGCGAGAATCTTTATCTGGATAAGACTTCCGATATGTAAAGAATCGGCCGTAGGATCAAAACCAATATATGCCGTAGTTACCTCTTTATTCAGTTGTTCATCGGTTCCTGGCATCATATCGGCAAACAGACCACGCCATTTCAGTTCTTCTATAAAGGAATTCATTTGATTTTTTACTTTAAAATTTTAAGAGGCAAAGATAATAAATTCAGAAGTATTGAAGAGAGCTGAGAATTATTTAAGATAAATAAATTCAGGTAAGGAAGTCGGAGGCTGGAAGAGGAGGAGTTATAGAGGTTTGAAAAATAAGCAGGGTTTATATGGTATTAATTTTGAGTCCGGCTAAAAAACTTCATTCAACAGGAACTTCCAGCTTCCCACCTCTCTGTTTTTGCCATTTCACAATTTGCCTTTTTGTCTCAAATACTTTATATTTGTTATTAATGAACGACGAACAGCTATTCCTGCTCATCCAGAAGGCCAAAGACAAGGATCAGAAGGCCCAGACTAAACTCATCAATGTTTTTTGGGTGGATGTTTTCTCATTTGTAATGAAAAAAGTAAGGGATGAAAATGATGCCGATGAGATCACCGTAAACGTTTTCTCCAAAGTATTGTCGAAACTGGATATGTTCGATCCGCATTTTCAGTTTAAAACCTGGATTCTGACCATTGCCCAGAACACCGTGATTGATTTCTGGCGGAAAAAGAGCCGTGAAAATGAAGACTCCATCGAAAATCTGGATGAAGTTAAAAATCAATATGCAAAATCTCCCGAAGAACTTCTTATTTCTGAAGAAGAGCAAAAGAAGATTATCAAAACCATAGAATCTCTGGATGCCAACTATCAGGATATCATCAAACTGAGATTTTTTGAAGAAAAGAGCATCAAAGAAATTGCTGAAGAGCTGGGAATTTCTGTGGCCAATACCAAAGTCCGTGTGATGCGCGCCAAAAAGGTACTGGCCGAATTATTGAAAAATAACGAGTTTGAAGACAATTGATCTGGTCAGAAAACATATTGACATAATGCTGCAAATGCACAAATAACAATCCCCATATTTCTATGTCATTAAAAATAAACAACATAGAAACATAGTTTTTTATATTATTCATGCATTTTTGGTAGAAGAAATATGAATATGGCTGGTTTTCATATCTCCCGAATCATTCTGTGGGTTAATATTATAATTAGACATAGCAGCCGGAATACGGGTTTCATAAAATATTTTGCGTTTTAAAATCCAGAATTATCTGTTTCATCAATGCCTCTGTTTGATTGTTTCGATAAAAAAATCACTAACTTTGAACCTCAATTTGAGAAATAAATGGAAAATTTAGTTCAGGATACTACCGTTCAGAAACCAAAGTGGATTCGTGTAAAACTTCCTACCGGAAAGAACTACAGAGAACTGAGAACCTTGGTTGATAAATATAAATTAAATACAATTTGCCAGAGCGGAAGCTGCCCGAATATGGGTGAGTGCTGGGGAGAAGGTACGGCAACATTCATGATCCTTGGAAACATCTGTACAAGAAGCTGTGGATTCTGTGGTGTAAAAACAGGAAAACCACTGGATGTCAACTGGGATGAACCTGAAAAAGTAGCCCGTTCCATTAAATTAATGAAGATCAAACACGCTGTACTTACCTCTGTGGACCGTGATGATCTGAAAGATATGGGATCTATCCTTTGGGG
It encodes the following:
- a CDS encoding outer membrane protein — protein: MKKRIFILGMVSLFGMMNAQRIQKGEAQINVDLGVADGWGLPVSIGVDYAIHNDITVGIQGSYATEKYTGDIKGSWLGIGANGNYHFNTLLKIPNKWDFYAGATLAYNSFSYKYNGSDYDYFDGKSSGVGFAGQVGGRYFFTNNLALHVELGGGTVASGGKAGLTYKF
- the tyrS gene encoding tyrosine--tRNA ligase, with the translated sequence MNSFIEELKWRGLFADMMPGTDEQLNKEVTTAYIGFDPTADSLHIGSLIQIKILAHFQQHGHKPIALVGGATGMIGDPSGKSAERNLLDEETLLHYVDCLKNQLSRFLDFAGNEPNKAELVNNYDWMKNISFLDFAKNVGKNITVNYMMAKDSVKKRFSGESGADGMSFTEFTYQLIQGYDFLHLYQNNNVKLQMGGSDQWGNITTGTELIRRKAQGEAFALTVPLITKADGSKFGKSESGENYWLDKKKTSPYKFYQFWLNATDEDAERFIKFYTFLGKEEIEALIEEHKTAAHERKLQKKLAEEVTVWVHGKEEYEKALKASEILFGRSTAEDLVSLDEETFLEVFDGVPQKEVAKADVLGVNIIDLLSEKSGFLKSKSEAQREIKGNSISVNKQKVNDTFTANESDLIDGKFLLLQKGKKSYFIVKVI
- a CDS encoding RNA polymerase sigma factor, with amino-acid sequence MNDEQLFLLIQKAKDKDQKAQTKLINVFWVDVFSFVMKKVRDENDADEITVNVFSKVLSKLDMFDPHFQFKTWILTIAQNTVIDFWRKKSRENEDSIENLDEVKNQYAKSPEELLISEEEQKKIIKTIESLDANYQDIIKLRFFEEKSIKEIAEELGISVANTKVRVMRAKKVLAELLKNNEFEDN